A window of the Acidovorax sp. YS12 genome harbors these coding sequences:
- a CDS encoding midcut-by-XrtH protein: protein MSVSADDDTAALDQPGGGTAQLLWQAALDWGDYYYRHTLHNTSGKPQQIRTTDIRGYRLLDPDDADTCKPGMVLQPDATCSMGLSTPQ, encoded by the coding sequence ATGAGTGTCAGCGCCGACGATGACACCGCGGCACTCGACCAACCGGGCGGTGGTACGGCGCAACTGCTGTGGCAGGCCGCGCTGGACTGGGGCGATTACTACTACCGCCACACCTTGCACAACACATCGGGCAAGCCCCAGCAGATCCGCACGACCGACATCCGAGGCTACCGCCTGCTGGACCCAGACGACGCAGACACCTGCAAGCCGGGCATGGTGCTGCAGCCTGACGCCACCTGCTCCATGGGCTTGAGCACCCCCCAGTGA
- a CDS encoding midcut-by-XrtH protein — protein sequence MKRTLYTLRSTAALLASAACTPAAWAQAQPPVGAITYAGLAAAQPVPTLTQWGVLLLSLLLAPLAWRAARGRLACLALAGPGLLAAALLLAAGWSGQVEAQPTAPGDVLLDNPAGGTADIPYCAALDSHFADFMCGYEVGNTTGRPLRITGIALTPGHTDRAPMDTPRCTAGLVLPAGESCYLLVSKPH from the coding sequence ATGAAACGGACTCTCTACACCCTTCGCTCCACGGCCGCCTTGCTGGCCAGTGCCGCCTGCACGCCCGCCGCCTGGGCCCAGGCGCAGCCCCCGGTGGGCGCCATCACCTATGCCGGCCTGGCGGCCGCGCAGCCGGTGCCCACGCTGACGCAGTGGGGCGTGCTGCTGCTTTCACTGCTGCTGGCGCCGCTGGCCTGGCGCGCGGCGCGCGGCCGCCTGGCCTGCCTGGCGCTGGCCGGGCCGGGGCTGCTGGCCGCCGCGCTGCTGCTGGCGGCAGGCTGGAGCGGCCAGGTGGAGGCGCAGCCCACGGCACCCGGCGACGTGCTGCTGGACAACCCCGCCGGAGGAACGGCGGACATCCCCTATTGCGCCGCGCTGGACAGCCACTTCGCCGACTTCATGTGCGGATACGAGGTAGGCAACACCACCGGCCGGCCGCTGCGCATCACGGGCATCGCCCTCACGCCGGGCCACACCGACCGGGCGCCCATGGACACGCCGCGCTGCACGGCCGGACTGGTGCTGCCGGCGGGGGAAAGCTGCTATCTGCTGGTGAGCAAGCCGCACTGA
- a CDS encoding collagen-like protein: MQKTTLFRSHLAALLLAAAPVGAADMSFTPAAGGGVVIHSAPGAPALAVLPTGEVRLPALPATLATATGAVCHDAAGTLTRCDPLAAVGPKGDPGAQGPQGDPGPIGPQGSTGSTGPAGPAGPRGDTGASGAQGPVGPAGAAGQPGPAGPAGPKGDTGASGAQGPVGPAGAAGQPGPAGPAGPKGDTGASGAQGPAGLAGAAGQPGPAGPTGADGAQGATGPMGPKGDTGATGSQGPAGFSGLEIVEHRITPTTLPPGVLTYVAGQCPAGKHAIAGNCDVSNQNARLLRCAPSYPLLGTPPEIYLGWIAAIAPPPSGNWDLGDFGRVFITCINR, translated from the coding sequence ATGCAAAAAACAACCCTATTCCGGAGCCATCTTGCCGCCCTGCTGCTGGCCGCAGCGCCTGTGGGCGCGGCGGACATGAGCTTCACGCCCGCTGCGGGGGGCGGCGTGGTCATCCACTCCGCCCCGGGCGCGCCCGCGCTGGCCGTGCTGCCCACGGGCGAGGTGCGCCTGCCCGCGCTACCCGCCACCCTGGCCACGGCCACCGGCGCCGTGTGCCACGACGCGGCCGGCACGCTGACCCGCTGCGACCCGCTGGCCGCCGTGGGGCCGAAGGGCGACCCCGGAGCCCAAGGCCCGCAAGGCGACCCTGGCCCCATCGGGCCGCAGGGCAGCACAGGCAGCACGGGCCCTGCGGGCCCCGCAGGGCCAAGGGGGGACACGGGCGCTAGCGGCGCGCAGGGACCGGTAGGCCCGGCCGGCGCTGCTGGACAGCCGGGCCCGGCGGGCCCCGCAGGGCCAAAGGGGGACACGGGCGCTAGCGGCGCGCAGGGACCGGTAGGCCCGGCCGGCGCTGCTGGACAGCCGGGCCCGGCGGGCCCCGCAGGGCCAAAGGGGGACACGGGCGCTAGCGGCGCGCAGGGACCGGCAGGCCTAGCCGGTGCTGCTGGACAGCCGGGCCCGGCAGGCCCCACAGGCGCGGACGGCGCGCAGGGCGCCACCGGACCCATGGGGCCGAAGGGCGACACGGGCGCCACCGGTTCGCAAGGCCCTGCTGGCTTCTCGGGGCTGGAGATAGTGGAGCACCGGATCACGCCCACCACTTTGCCGCCGGGCGTCTTGACCTACGTCGCCGGGCAGTGCCCCGCCGGCAAGCACGCCATTGCCGGCAACTGCGATGTAAGCAACCAGAACGCCCGCCTGCTGCGGTGCGCGCCGAGCTACCCATTGCTCGGCACCCCGCCCGAGATCTACCTAGGCTGGATCGCGGCGATTGCCCCGCCGCCCTCGGGCAACTGGGATCTCGGTGACTTCGGGCGCGTCTTCATCACCTGCATCAACCGTTAG